In a genomic window of Streptomyces sp. NBC_01142:
- a CDS encoding DUF397 domain-containing protein, producing MVNTERVWFKSSYSGTEGGACVEVALAWRKSTYSDNEGGNCVEVSTCPDTVHVRDSKLKSSPELALPARAWAEFVAHVGA from the coding sequence ATGGTGAACACCGAACGGGTCTGGTTCAAGTCGAGCTACAGCGGCACCGAGGGCGGCGCGTGCGTGGAAGTCGCCCTCGCCTGGCGCAAGTCCACCTACAGCGACAATGAGGGCGGCAACTGCGTCGAGGTCTCCACCTGCCCCGACACCGTCCACGTCCGGGACTCGAAGCTCAAGTCGAGCCCGGAACTCGCCCTCCCCGCCCGCGCCTGGGCGGAATTCGTCGCGCACGTCGGGGCTTGA